Proteins encoded in a region of the Clostridium butyricum genome:
- a CDS encoding tetratricopeptide repeat protein: protein MKNDYIKQYNKAMNFYNNGQMNRALEICENILANDLSCSEVLNLKGLMLYQKGLLKEAKIVWKLNCDINTDSVAKKYIEDCKSDDERIEKYKDAEYNLKNMNIDKAMMLFRECMESEFNSIKVNTGIAMCYMRKGDNYRAKEFIDKALHIDNEAVTANALKKDLINLGLYSNENRVSKKVLSVITVLFIIGAICVGGYSIYTKTSLNNSSSKDSSSNTEEDIKKDELLDSDSNKDTNDSYSDKENQNLENEQADKKETIFNNENVALLLKNKDVDKLYDEINMVNKETLSGQDLELYNNAIELLKTNGVSKFYEYGVWYFNNGNYNSAKIELEKAYKYCDKSDLKEHIVFYKGSTASQLGDNSEALKLYKEYYSLYPKGAYIEGVLYELALLTNTTNKDMGKEYARELVNNYPNSLYINDYIRDIVK, encoded by the coding sequence ATGAAGAATGATTACATAAAACAGTACAATAAAGCTATGAACTTTTACAATAATGGTCAAATGAATCGAGCTTTAGAAATATGTGAAAATATATTAGCTAATGATTTAAGTTGTTCAGAAGTTTTAAATTTGAAGGGACTTATGTTATATCAGAAGGGTCTATTAAAAGAAGCAAAGATTGTCTGGAAGCTTAATTGTGATATTAATACTGATAGCGTAGCTAAAAAGTATATAGAAGACTGTAAAAGTGATGATGAGAGAATAGAAAAATACAAAGATGCTGAATATAATTTAAAAAATATGAATATTGATAAAGCAATGATGTTGTTTAGAGAATGTATGGAAAGTGAATTTAATTCCATAAAAGTTAACACAGGAATTGCAATGTGTTATATGAGAAAAGGAGACAATTACAGGGCGAAAGAATTTATAGACAAGGCTTTACATATAGATAATGAAGCGGTGACAGCTAATGCATTAAAAAAGGATTTGATAAATTTAGGTTTATATTCGAACGAGAATAGAGTTTCTAAAAAAGTTTTATCAGTTATTACTGTTTTATTTATTATTGGAGCTATTTGTGTAGGTGGATATTCTATATATACAAAAACAAGTTTAAATAATTCAAGTTCAAAAGATTCATCTTCGAATACTGAAGAAGATATAAAAAAGGATGAATTATTAGATTCTGATAGCAATAAGGATACAAATGATTCATATTCAGATAAAGAAAATCAGAACTTAGAAAATGAACAAGCTGATAAAAAAGAAACAATATTCAATAATGAAAATGTAGCGTTATTATTGAAAAATAAAGATGTAGATAAACTATATGATGAAATAAATATGGTTAATAAAGAAACACTTTCAGGTCAGGATTTAGAACTTTATAATAATGCAATTGAGTTATTAAAAACAAATGGAGTTTCAAAGTTTTATGAATATGGAGTATGGTATTTTAATAATGGAAATTATAATTCTGCTAAGATTGAATTAGAAAAAGCTTATAAATATTGTGATAAAAGTGACTTGAAAGAGCATATTGTATTTTATAAAGGAAGTACTGCATCTCAACTTGGAGATAATTCTGAAGCATTAAAACTTTATAAAGAATATTATAGTTTATATCCAAAAGGTGCATATATAGAAGGCGTGTTGTATGAATTAGCGCTTCTAACAAATACAACAAATAAGGATATGGGAAAAGAATATGCAAGAGAGCTTGTAAATAATTATCCAAATTCGCTATACATAAATGATTATATTAGAGATATAGTAAAGTAA
- the iadA gene encoding beta-aspartyl-peptidase, producing MISLIKGCRVYSPNDIGIKDVLLAGGKIEGIYDNIELKDDLLKINIIDGNKKLMFPGFIDSHVHIIGGGGEGGYHTRTPEIQLSSLIESGITSVVGCIGTDGVCRDMNSLIAKVKSLKEEGISAYAYTGSYEVPVKTATESIKSDLMLIDEIIGVGEIALSDHRSSQPSFDGFVNLVAQSRVGGLLSNKAGIVNVHLGEGMRRLKYLFDLIEQTEIPAEQLLPTHINRNSDLFEMGLEYVKKGGYIDLTTSCDLEHMENGELRAGEGLGVFLEKGMEIEHMTFSSDGNGSMPRFDKNGNLAGLGICSVSSLYREVKFAIKEFNVPIDNAISVITSNVAKLLKLNNKGRIEEGKDADLVIVDEDNLEIDIVFANGKKVVEKGKAVVKGTFEQ from the coding sequence ATGATATCTTTAATTAAGGGGTGTAGGGTATATTCTCCAAATGATATTGGTATTAAAGACGTATTATTAGCAGGAGGTAAAATTGAAGGAATATATGACAATATAGAACTAAAAGATGATTTATTAAAGATTAATATTATTGATGGAAATAAAAAATTAATGTTCCCAGGATTTATTGATTCACATGTACATATAATAGGTGGCGGAGGTGAAGGGGGATATCATACTAGAACACCTGAGATACAGCTATCAAGTTTGATTGAAAGTGGGATAACTTCAGTTGTAGGATGTATTGGTACAGATGGTGTATGTAGAGATATGAACTCATTAATTGCAAAAGTTAAGTCTTTAAAAGAAGAAGGCATAAGTGCATATGCTTATACTGGATCATATGAAGTACCAGTTAAAACAGCAACTGAATCAATAAAAAGTGATCTTATGCTAATAGATGAAATAATAGGTGTTGGGGAAATAGCGTTATCAGATCATAGAAGTTCTCAGCCCAGTTTTGATGGTTTCGTAAATTTAGTAGCTCAAAGTAGAGTTGGTGGATTATTATCTAATAAAGCAGGAATAGTAAATGTTCATTTAGGCGAGGGTATGAGAAGACTAAAATATCTTTTTGATCTTATTGAACAGACAGAGATACCAGCAGAACAGCTCCTTCCAACACATATAAATAGAAATAGTGATTTGTTTGAAATGGGGCTTGAGTATGTTAAAAAAGGTGGATATATTGATTTAACAACAAGTTGTGATTTAGAACATATGGAAAATGGTGAATTAAGAGCAGGAGAAGGATTAGGTGTATTTTTAGAGAAGGGAATGGAAATTGAACACATGACTTTTTCGTCTGATGGAAATGGAAGCATGCCTAGATTTGATAAGAATGGTAATCTTGCAGGTCTCGGAATATGTTCAGTTTCATCATTATATAGGGAAGTAAAATTTGCTATAAAAGAATTTAATGTTCCGATAGATAATGCTATTTCTGTTATAACATCTAATGTAGCAAAATTATTAAAATTGAATAATAAAGGTAGAATTGAAGAAGGAAAAGATGCGGATCTTGTAATTGTTGATGAAGACAATTTAGAGATAGATATTGTTTTTGCAAATGGCAAAAAGGTAGTTGAAAAAGGAAAAGCAGTTGTAAAAGGGACATTTGAACAGTAA
- a CDS encoding cell wall hydrolase yields the protein MKKTCSIFVIALILYLSVINIRPVYAGTLGETYNENSNNKIVQNSSTENIQYISLNTQETDEVLEVFKHNNQQLYITGEDIDLMAKLVSAESIGEPYEGKVAVASVVLNRTLDPSFPNTIQGVIFQKNAFSCVKDGQINAKTNQDCYNAVYDAIKGYDPTNQALFFYNPSTATCNWMKQTPKFNQTTIGHHTFFKIKT from the coding sequence ATGAAAAAGACATGTAGTATTTTTGTTATTGCTTTAATACTATACCTTTCCGTTATTAACATAAGACCAGTTTATGCTGGCACTTTAGGTGAGACCTATAATGAAAATTCAAATAATAAAATAGTCCAAAACAGTTCGACTGAGAATATACAATATATATCACTAAATACTCAAGAAACAGATGAAGTTTTAGAAGTTTTTAAACATAATAATCAACAATTATATATAACGGGAGAAGATATAGACTTAATGGCAAAGCTGGTTTCAGCTGAAAGCATAGGTGAACCATATGAAGGAAAAGTTGCAGTTGCATCAGTAGTTTTAAATCGTACTCTTGATCCAAGTTTTCCAAACACAATACAAGGAGTTATATTTCAAAAAAACGCCTTCTCATGTGTTAAAGATGGTCAGATAAATGCTAAAACAAATCAAGATTGCTATAACGCTGTATATGATGCTATAAAGGGTTATGATCCTACTAATCAAGCATTGTTTTTTTATAATCCAAGTACAGCAACTTGTAATTGGATGAAGCAAACACCTAAATTTAATCAGACTACAATAGGTCATCATACATTCTTCAAAATTAAAACTTAG
- the cdaA gene encoding diadenylate cyclase CdaA, with the protein MNELISAIQKGFSHMSLWSALDILVVSYIFYKGYMLIKETRAEQLLKGLILLIVLIPISYLLKLDMLYFILNKTLTIGVLSVVIIFQPEIRRALEHLGRSAFDDIHGIQDEEILHKIMSEITHAVENLAETKTGALIVIEQSTGLNELVSSGTLIDANITSNLLENIFVVNTPLHDGATIIRNDRIFASGCVLPLTNNNTINKKLGTRHRAAIGLSEVSDALIIIVSEETGIISLAMNGKITRGYERERLNTVLVKVIENRYKSKQRVKTAREKVKLWIKSNIKIKR; encoded by the coding sequence ATGAATGAATTAATAAGTGCCATACAAAAGGGTTTTTCACATATGTCGTTGTGGTCTGCTTTAGATATACTAGTGGTATCATACATATTTTATAAAGGATATATGTTAATAAAAGAAACAAGAGCAGAACAACTGTTAAAGGGATTAATATTATTAATAGTTCTAATACCAATAAGTTATTTATTAAAATTAGATATGCTTTATTTTATATTAAATAAAACATTGACTATCGGAGTGTTATCGGTAGTAATTATATTTCAACCTGAAATTAGAAGAGCGCTTGAACATTTGGGAAGATCTGCATTTGATGATATTCATGGAATTCAAGATGAAGAAATCTTACATAAGATAATGAGTGAGATTACACATGCAGTAGAGAATCTTGCTGAAACAAAAACCGGAGCACTTATAGTAATAGAGCAGAGTACAGGTTTAAATGAATTAGTATCTTCAGGTACATTAATAGATGCGAATATAACCTCAAACCTTCTAGAAAATATCTTTGTGGTAAATACTCCATTACATGATGGTGCAACTATAATTAGAAATGATAGGATATTTGCGTCAGGATGTGTTTTACCTTTAACAAATAATAATACAATAAATAAAAAACTTGGAACAAGACATAGAGCAGCAATTGGTTTATCAGAAGTATCAGATGCTTTAATAATAATTGTTTCAGAAGAAACAGGAATAATATCTTTAGCTATGAATGGAAAAATAACTAGAGGATATGAAAGAGAGAGATTAAATACTGTTTTAGTAAAAGTAATTGAAAATAGATATAAAAGTAAACAGAGAGTTAAGACGGCTAGGGAGAAGGTGAAGTTATGGATAAAATCAAACATAAAAATAAAACGCTGA
- a CDS encoding CdaR family protein produces MDKIKHKNKTLIPKLISLLLSLGLWIYISNVENPMRTYEVRNIPVELVNLDSLKNSKFAVSGNQNFTVDLKLEGPSTDIAKVKPEDFKIVADMSTYALKVGENTVPVQIITYPENIIIKNNGFLGIKVNLEELVTKNFSIQSKVKLNYKDNIYEMSKKIAPDTVTVEGANSNVGRINSAVIVGEENGISGNFQKSFDIKLIDSNGAEVTGVTSSIDTAKLSVEVSKGKSVPINLKTTGELKAGLELKGYELSSNYVNITGVGDALSKVQSIDTEAVDISKLEKTGELNVKLIVPEGVTVASGNEYVKVNVILQAKENKPVENVTEENISKNLSIAVHYNNLKDGLLLESSSEKVNVTISGLKSELDKITEGSLKASVDLSSTTEEGSYSYKPEVSFNSPTTATVSTIENVDVVVKKKVE; encoded by the coding sequence ATGGATAAAATCAAACATAAAAATAAAACGCTGATACCTAAATTGATAAGTCTATTACTTTCGCTTGGATTATGGATTTATATATCAAATGTTGAAAATCCTATGAGAACATATGAAGTAAGAAATATTCCTGTTGAACTGGTTAATTTAGATAGTCTTAAAAATTCAAAATTTGCTGTTTCGGGTAATCAGAACTTTACTGTTGATTTAAAACTTGAAGGACCATCAACGGATATTGCTAAAGTAAAGCCGGAAGATTTTAAGATTGTAGCAGATATGTCTACTTATGCATTGAAGGTAGGAGAAAACACAGTACCAGTACAAATAATAACTTATCCTGAAAATATTATTATAAAAAATAACGGCTTTTTGGGCATAAAAGTTAATCTAGAGGAATTAGTTACAAAAAACTTTTCAATACAATCAAAAGTTAAATTAAATTATAAAGATAATATATACGAAATGAGTAAAAAAATAGCTCCTGATACGGTAACTGTTGAAGGCGCCAACAGTAATGTTGGCAGAATAAACTCAGCTGTAATAGTTGGCGAGGAAAATGGAATATCGGGAAATTTTCAAAAGAGTTTTGATATAAAATTAATTGACTCAAATGGAGCAGAAGTTACAGGCGTTACATCTAGTATTGATACTGCAAAACTATCAGTTGAAGTTTCAAAGGGGAAAAGTGTTCCAATAAATTTAAAAACTACAGGAGAACTCAAAGCTGGGCTAGAATTAAAAGGATACGAATTAAGTTCTAATTATGTAAATATTACTGGAGTTGGAGATGCTTTATCAAAAGTTCAGTCAATTGATACTGAGGCTGTTGATATATCTAAATTAGAAAAAACAGGAGAGCTTAATGTTAAATTAATAGTTCCTGAAGGTGTAACTGTAGCTAGTGGAAATGAATATGTGAAAGTCAATGTAATTTTACAAGCAAAGGAAAATAAGCCTGTAGAGAATGTAACTGAAGAAAATATAAGTAAAAATTTAAGTATAGCAGTTCATTATAATAATTTGAAAGATGGACTACTTTTAGAATCATCATCTGAGAAAGTTAATGTTACAATATCTGGGCTTAAGTCTGAATTAGATAAAATTACAGAAGGGTCATTAAAGGCTTCTGTAGATTTATCGAGTACTACAGAAGAGGGTTCATATTCATACAAGCCAGAAGTATCATTTAATAGTCCTACAACAGCAACAGTAAGTACAATTGAAAATGTAGATGTTGTTGTTAAAAAGAAAGTTGAATAA
- a CDS encoding NAD(P)/FAD-dependent oxidoreductase, with translation MAIRINNITLNLDDSEEILEKKVCKKLKIDKNDINKLIIIKKSIDARKKHDIKFNYCLDVICDKEKKILSKIHDKDVKFEEIKERELITKGDIELESRPVVVGFGPAGIFAALTLAREGYKPVVYERGEDVDKRTETVDKFWKTGKLDTESNVQFGEGGAGTFSDGKLTTRIKDFRCTFVLDELIKAGAPDEIKYESKAHVGTDLLKDVVKNIREEIKSLGGEVHFSSKVEKIEYEDGKLKYIVVNGEKRPCQALVLAIGHSSRDTYEMLNEKGVSMEAKAFAIGVRIEHPQEVINFSQYGESYNHPKLHSADYRLTYQSERLKRGVYSFCMCPGGVVVAASSEHERLVSNGMSYHARDLENANSALVVTVSPEDFEGDSPLRGMEFQRHYESLAFKLGGGDYKAPVQLVGDFMNDRVSTKLGKVKPSYTAGYVFKELKDCLPDYVIEALKEGIQNFDKKIKGYGDDDSVLTGIETRTSAPVRIHRNETLESINVEGLYPTGEGAGFAGGIISAAVDGIKVAEHIINKYRAPQK, from the coding sequence ATGGCCATAAGAATAAATAATATAACTTTAAATTTAGATGATAGTGAAGAAATTTTAGAGAAAAAGGTATGTAAGAAGTTAAAGATAGATAAAAATGATATAAATAAATTGATTATTATAAAAAAAAGTATAGATGCAAGAAAAAAGCATGATATAAAATTTAATTATTGTTTAGATGTAATATGTGATAAAGAAAAAAAAATTCTTTCAAAAATACATGATAAGGACGTTAAATTTGAAGAAATAAAAGAAAGAGAACTAATAACTAAAGGAGATATAGAATTAGAATCAAGACCTGTAGTTGTAGGATTTGGTCCTGCAGGAATTTTCGCTGCATTAACGTTAGCAAGAGAAGGTTATAAACCAGTTGTGTATGAACGTGGGGAAGATGTAGATAAAAGAACTGAAACTGTGGATAAGTTTTGGAAAACTGGTAAGCTAGATACTGAGTCTAATGTTCAGTTTGGAGAAGGGGGAGCAGGAACTTTTTCAGACGGAAAATTAACTACAAGAATAAAAGATTTTAGATGTACTTTTGTACTTGATGAATTAATAAAAGCTGGAGCACCAGATGAAATTAAATATGAAAGTAAGGCTCATGTTGGAACTGATCTTTTAAAAGATGTTGTTAAAAATATAAGAGAAGAAATTAAGAGTCTTGGAGGAGAAGTACATTTTAGTTCTAAAGTAGAAAAAATAGAGTATGAAGATGGAAAACTTAAATATATAGTTGTAAATGGTGAAAAAAGGCCTTGTCAGGCACTTGTTCTAGCTATAGGACATAGTTCAAGAGATACATATGAAATGTTAAATGAAAAGGGAGTTTCAATGGAAGCAAAAGCTTTTGCTATTGGAGTTAGAATTGAACATCCACAAGAAGTAATTAATTTTAGTCAGTATGGAGAAAGCTATAATCATCCTAAGTTACATTCAGCAGATTATAGGCTTACATATCAAAGCGAACGTTTAAAAAGAGGAGTTTATTCATTCTGTATGTGTCCAGGAGGGGTTGTTGTTGCAGCATCTTCAGAACATGAAAGATTAGTTTCAAATGGAATGAGCTATCACGCTAGAGATCTTGAAAATGCAAACTCAGCCTTAGTTGTTACTGTATCTCCAGAAGATTTTGAGGGAGATTCGCCACTTAGAGGAATGGAATTCCAAAGGCATTATGAAAGCTTAGCTTTTAAATTAGGTGGAGGAGATTACAAAGCACCAGTTCAACTTGTGGGTGATTTCATGAATGATAGAGTATCTACTAAGCTTGGAAAAGTAAAACCAAGTTATACGGCAGGTTATGTGTTTAAAGAACTTAAAGACTGTCTTCCAGATTATGTTATAGAAGCACTTAAAGAAGGAATACAGAATTTTGATAAAAAAATAAAAGGGTATGGAGATGATGATTCGGTGCTTACAGGAATTGAAACAAGAACTTCTGCACCAGTAAGAATACACAGAAATGAAACTCTAGAAAGTATTAATGTAGAAGGTCTATATCCTACAGGTGAAGGTGCTGGATTTGCAGGTGGAATAATTTCAGCAGCAGTTGATGGAATAAAGGTTGCAGAACATATAATAAATAAATATAGGGCTCCACAAAAATAG
- the ptb gene encoding phosphate butyryltransferase: protein MSKNFDDLFSRLQEVETKKVAVAVAQDEPVLEAVKEANEKGIANAVLVGDKDKIHEIAKKIDMDLTKFEIMDVKDPKKATMEAVKLVSSGNADMLMKGLIDTATFLRSVLNKEVGLRTGKVMSHVSVFEIEGWDRLFFLTDVAFNTYPELKDKVTIINNAVSVAHACGLDMPKVGVVCPVEVVNPNMPSTVDAALLAKMSDRGQFKGCVVDGPFALDNAISLEAAEHKGVKGEVAGQADILVMPNIETGNVMYKTLTYFAPAKNGCLLVGTSAPAILTSRADTFETKVNSIALAALVAAKNK, encoded by the coding sequence ATGAGTAAAAATTTTGATGATTTATTTTCAAGATTACAAGAAGTTGAAACTAAAAAAGTAGCTGTTGCAGTAGCTCAAGACGAACCTGTTTTAGAAGCTGTAAAAGAAGCTAATGAAAAGGGAATAGCTAATGCTGTATTAGTAGGAGATAAAGATAAGATTCATGAAATTGCAAAAAAAATAGATATGGATTTAACTAAATTTGAAATAATGGATGTTAAAGATCCAAAGAAAGCAACTATGGAGGCAGTTAAGCTTGTATCAAGCGGGAATGCTGACATGTTAATGAAAGGTTTAATAGATACAGCTACATTTTTAAGAAGTGTATTAAATAAAGAGGTTGGTCTTAGAACTGGTAAAGTAATGTCCCATGTATCTGTATTTGAAATAGAAGGATGGGATAGATTATTCTTCTTAACAGACGTTGCATTCAATACTTATCCAGAATTAAAAGATAAAGTTACAATTATTAATAATGCTGTTTCAGTTGCACATGCTTGTGGCCTTGATATGCCAAAGGTTGGGGTTGTATGTCCAGTTGAAGTTGTAAATCCTAATATGCCATCGACTGTTGATGCAGCATTACTTGCAAAAATGAGCGATAGAGGACAATTTAAGGGATGCGTTGTTGATGGACCATTTGCTTTAGATAATGCAATATCTTTAGAAGCAGCTGAACATAAAGGCGTTAAAGGTGAAGTTGCAGGACAAGCTGATATTTTAGTGATGCCAAATATTGAAACAGGAAATGTAATGTATAAAACATTAACTTATTTTGCACCAGCAAAAAATGGATGTCTTTTAGTTGGAACATCAGCACCAGCAATTCTTACTTCAAGAGCAGATACTTTTGAAACAAAAGTTAATTCAATTGCATTAGCAGCATTAGTTGCAGCTAAAAATAAATAG
- the buk gene encoding butyrate kinase, with amino-acid sequence MAYKLLIINPGSTSTKIGVYEDEKELFEETLRHTNEELKQFDAIFDQFQFRKDVILKVLSEKNFDIKTLSAVVGRGGMLKPVEGGTYAVNDAMVEDLKVGVQGPHASNLGGILARSIADEIGVPSFIVDPVVTDELADVARLSGTPDIPRKSKFHALNQKAVAKRYGKESGKGYENLNLVVVHMGGGVSVGAHNHGKVVDVNNALDGDGPFSPERAGSVPAGDLIKMCFSGKYSESEVYSKIVGKGGFVGYLNTNDVKGTIDKMEAGDKECENIYKAFLYQITKAIGEMSAALNGKVDQIVLTGGIAYSPTLVPDLKANVEWIAPVTVYPGEDELLALAQGAIRVLDGEEKAKVY; translated from the coding sequence ATGGCTTACAAATTATTAATAATTAATCCAGGTTCAACATCAACAAAAATAGGTGTATATGAAGATGAAAAAGAATTATTTGAAGAAACATTAAGACATACAAATGAAGAATTAAAGCAGTTTGATGCGATTTTTGATCAATTTCAATTTAGAAAAGATGTAATTTTAAAAGTTTTAAGTGAAAAAAACTTTGATATAAAAACATTAAGTGCTGTTGTTGGTAGAGGTGGAATGCTTAAACCAGTTGAAGGTGGTACTTATGCTGTAAATGATGCAATGGTAGAAGATTTAAAGGTAGGAGTTCAAGGACCTCATGCTTCTAACTTAGGAGGTATACTTGCAAGATCAATAGCTGATGAAATAGGAGTACCATCTTTCATTGTTGATCCAGTTGTTACAGATGAACTTGCAGATGTTGCAAGATTATCTGGTACACCAGATATTCCAAGAAAAAGTAAGTTCCATGCATTAAATCAAAAGGCAGTTGCAAAGAGATATGGAAAAGAAAGTGGAAAAGGATATGAAAATTTAAATCTTGTTGTTGTACACATGGGTGGTGGAGTTTCTGTTGGAGCTCACAATCATGGAAAAGTTGTTGATGTAAACAATGCACTTGATGGAGATGGTCCATTTTCTCCAGAAAGAGCTGGATCAGTTCCAGCTGGAGATTTAATTAAAATGTGTTTCAGTGGTAAGTATAGCGAATCAGAAGTATACAGCAAAATAGTTGGTAAAGGTGGATTCGTTGGATATTTAAATACTAATGATGTAAAAGGAACTATTGATAAGATGGAAGCTGGAGATAAGGAATGTGAAAACATATATAAAGCTTTCTTATATCAAATAACAAAAGCAATTGGAGAAATGTCAGCTGCGTTAAATGGTAAAGTTGATCAGATAGTTTTAACAGGTGGTATTGCATATTCTCCAACACTTGTACCAGATTTAAAAGCTAATGTTGAATGGATTGCACCAGTAACAGTATATCCAGGAGAAGATGAATTGTTAGCTTTAGCTCAAGGTGCTATAAGAGTTCTTGATGGAGAAGAAAAGGCTAAAGTTTATTAA
- the ilvC gene encoding ketol-acid reductoisomerase, producing MKDARIFYQQDCDLSLLDGKTIAVIGYGSQGHAHALNAKESGCNVIIGLYEGSKSWARAEDQGFEVFTAAEAAKRADIIMVLINDELQASMYKKDIEPNLEAGNMLMFAHGFNIHFNQIVAPKDVDVTMIAPKGPGHTVRSEYQEGKGVPCLVAVHQDATGKALQMALAYASAIGGANAGVLETTFRTETETDLFGEQAVLCGGVCALMQAGFETLVEAGYDARNAYFECIHEMKLIVDLIYQSGFAGMRYSISNTAEYGDYITGPKIITEESKKAMKQVLKDIQDGTFAKDFLLDMSEAGGQAHFKAMRKLAAEHESEKVGEEIRKLYSWNNENDKLINN from the coding sequence ATGAAAGACGCAAGAATTTTTTATCAACAAGACTGTGATTTATCATTATTAGATGGTAAAACAATAGCTGTTATTGGTTACGGAAGCCAAGGACATGCACATGCATTAAATGCAAAAGAGTCAGGCTGTAATGTAATTATAGGTTTATATGAAGGAAGTAAATCTTGGGCTAGAGCTGAAGATCAAGGATTTGAAGTATTTACAGCAGCTGAAGCAGCAAAAAGAGCTGACATAATCATGGTTCTTATCAACGATGAATTACAAGCATCAATGTATAAGAAAGATATTGAACCAAACTTAGAAGCTGGAAATATGTTAATGTTTGCTCATGGTTTCAATATACATTTCAATCAAATAGTTGCACCTAAGGATGTTGATGTAACAATGATCGCTCCTAAGGGACCAGGACATACAGTAAGAAGTGAATATCAAGAAGGAAAAGGTGTTCCATGCTTAGTAGCAGTACATCAAGATGCTACAGGTAAGGCTTTACAAATGGCTCTTGCATATGCATCAGCAATCGGTGGGGCAAATGCTGGTGTTCTTGAAACAACATTTAGAACAGAAACAGAAACAGATTTATTTGGTGAACAAGCAGTTCTTTGTGGTGGTGTTTGTGCATTAATGCAAGCTGGATTTGAAACATTAGTAGAAGCAGGATATGATGCAAGAAATGCTTACTTTGAATGTATCCATGAAATGAAATTAATAGTAGATCTTATTTATCAATCAGGTTTTGCTGGTATGAGATATTCTATATCTAATACTGCTGAATATGGTGATTATATTACTGGACCAAAAATAATCACTGAAGAAAGTAAGAAAGCTATGAAACAAGTTCTAAAGGATATTCAAGATGGAACTTTTGCAAAAGATTTCTTATTAGATATGTCTGAAGCAGGCGGACAAGCTCACTTTAAGGCAATGAGAAAGTTAGCTGCTGAACATGAGTCAGAAAAAGTTGGAGAAGAAATCCGTAAACTTTACAGCTGGAATAACGAAAACGACAAGTTAATAAATAACTAA